A genomic region of Chryseobacterium sp. KACC 21268 contains the following coding sequences:
- a CDS encoding glucose 1-dehydrogenase, whose product MERLKGKIAIITGASQGMGESHARKFIEEGAKVILTDLNEEKGKKIADELGENALFVKHDVSDAEQWKDVVAKGEEKFGPINVLVNNAGILGPIKTVTEITEEEYLKVIEINQNAVFYGMKYTIPSMQKAGVGSIVNISSVAGIVAIPGYPSLAYTGSKFAVRGLTKAAAVEYGKENIRANSVHPGYIKTPMMVEATGEDGSGAADVTPLGRMADANEVSNLVVFLASDESSFLTGTEQVIDGGMSIQ is encoded by the coding sequence ATGGAACGATTAAAAGGAAAAATAGCAATTATTACCGGTGCATCCCAAGGAATGGGAGAGTCGCACGCAAGAAAATTTATTGAAGAAGGAGCTAAAGTGATACTTACTGATCTCAATGAAGAAAAAGGAAAAAAGATTGCTGATGAGTTAGGTGAAAATGCTCTGTTCGTAAAGCACGATGTTTCGGATGCAGAGCAATGGAAAGATGTTGTGGCGAAAGGTGAAGAGAAGTTTGGACCGATCAATGTTCTAGTCAATAATGCAGGGATTTTAGGGCCAATAAAAACGGTAACCGAAATCACGGAAGAAGAATACCTGAAGGTAATTGAAATCAATCAAAATGCTGTCTTCTATGGAATGAAATATACGATACCGTCGATGCAGAAGGCTGGTGTAGGTTCAATTGTAAATATTTCGTCAGTTGCCGGAATAGTAGCAATCCCGGGATATCCAAGCCTGGCCTACACGGGCAGTAAATTTGCTGTCAGAGGTCTTACAAAGGCAGCCGCAGTAGAATATGGTAAAGAAAATATCAGAGCCAATTCAGTGCATCCAGGATATATCAAAACTCCAATGATGGTGGAAGCCACTGGCGAAGACGGAAGCGGAGCAGCAGATGTTACGCCTCTGGGCAGAATGGCAGATGCAAATGAAGTTAGTAATCTGGTGGTATTTTTAGCCTCTGATGAATCATCATTTCTCACAGGGACAGAGCAGGTCATAGACGGCGGAATGAGCATTCAATAG
- a CDS encoding helix-turn-helix transcriptional regulator — translation MAEKLNLSSRYLSDLLKQETGKTAIELIHMYLIKEAKNLLIEGKMNISEIAFSLGFENSNYFARLFKKEVGVSPNAFKYSGLN, via the coding sequence ATGGCAGAGAAACTTAATCTTTCTTCCCGGTATCTAAGTGACCTTCTCAAACAGGAAACGGGTAAAACAGCAATCGAGCTAATCCATATGTACCTCATAAAAGAAGCAAAAAATCTATTGATTGAAGGAAAAATGAATATTTCTGAAATTGCATTTTCTTTAGGATTTGAAAATTCCAATTATTTCGCAAGGCTTTTCAAAAAAGAGGTAGGTGTGTCGCCAAATGCCTTTAAATATAGCGGTCTAAATTAA
- a CDS encoding NADH-dependent flavin oxidoreductase — MNTETQQLFEPFSFKKGIKVKNRIAMSPMTTWSSNDDYSVAEEEIRHYEARSGNVGLVITGCTRVMANGIGFTNEYAAYDDSFLPGLKKLAIAAKKDGAPAILQIYHAGNKAVLDLIPDGTSVSASTVALAPSALYAGGVESRELTNDEILEMIKAFGETTHRAIKAGFDGIELHGAHGFLLQNFFSPYYNQRTDHWGGTTEKRMNFALEVIKEVKEIIAKYADRPFLIGFRISPEEPESYRVRDIFPLIDKLVSSGIDYLHVSLADLLHQKPVGEESGDSTILSLILDHVDNRIPVISAGGIKQGDDAVKAINMGLSLVAVGHGLIINPDWVELVAKGDKTNEVLNLSKADELAVPKKLQAFIKVATGFFKVVD; from the coding sequence ATGAATACAGAAACACAACAACTATTCGAACCTTTTTCTTTTAAGAAAGGAATCAAAGTCAAAAACCGAATTGCAATGTCACCTATGACAACTTGGTCCAGCAATGATGATTATTCCGTCGCAGAAGAAGAGATCAGGCACTACGAGGCGCGTAGCGGAAATGTCGGTTTGGTCATCACTGGCTGTACAAGAGTAATGGCAAATGGAATTGGTTTTACCAATGAATATGCAGCTTACGATGATTCCTTTTTACCAGGTCTCAAAAAGCTCGCGATTGCTGCGAAAAAGGATGGCGCACCCGCCATACTTCAAATCTATCACGCAGGTAACAAGGCAGTGCTGGATTTGATCCCAGATGGTACTTCTGTCAGCGCAAGTACTGTCGCCTTGGCACCATCTGCATTGTATGCTGGCGGGGTGGAATCACGGGAATTGACAAATGATGAAATTCTGGAAATGATAAAGGCCTTTGGTGAGACGACGCACAGAGCTATCAAGGCTGGCTTCGACGGAATAGAATTACACGGCGCTCACGGATTCCTTTTGCAGAATTTCTTTTCACCCTATTACAATCAGCGGACAGACCATTGGGGCGGAACAACTGAAAAAAGAATGAACTTTGCATTGGAAGTTATAAAAGAGGTAAAGGAAATCATTGCAAAATATGCTGACCGTCCGTTCCTTATTGGCTTCAGGATATCACCGGAAGAGCCGGAAAGTTATAGGGTAAGAGATATATTCCCATTGATCGATAAGCTGGTCAGTTCTGGCATTGACTATCTCCACGTATCTCTAGCGGATCTGCTACATCAGAAACCGGTGGGTGAAGAAAGTGGTGATTCAACGATACTAAGTTTGATACTTGATCACGTTGACAACAGAATTCCTGTAATCTCAGCAGGCGGTATCAAACAAGGTGACGATGCGGTAAAGGCGATCAATATGGGACTATCTCTGGTTGCCGTTGGACACGGATTGATTATTAATCCTGATTGGGTTGAACTTGTAGCAAAAGGGGACAAGACCAATGAGGTTCTAAATCTTTCGAAGGCCGACGAGCTTGCTGTTCCAAAAAAACTTCAGGCTTTTATCAAAGTTGCGACAGGTTTCTTTAAAGTAGTTGATTAG
- a CDS encoding T9SS type A sorting domain-containing protein, which yields MRRILLTSLIALGALASAQVTGSKTIGTDYTTLSDAFADLNTKGVGSGGVTLNIPAGYLETAPAGGFQLGSTVLNATLSSANPLVIQKNGSGANPLFTGNTGTSTTVDAIFKFSGVDHMTIDGIDLKENTANTTAVTLNERGFAFYNLTGTDGCNYNTIKNSKVTFLRNFNNTAIGIYFAHQSATGTAVNPATLEGTHSYNKIYSNTIEKSLGSAIMFAGYTFAPAPYTLFDQGNDIGGSSAATGNTLSDIGGVAGGAYVNNNYGFNHTAQNNLNVSHNTINFSLNGKGTVGIFVSGTNATFTTNNNVINAFGNADNNVGTQHYGIYANSSGMNLTANSNIIKVRTGSFNGGSAAYGLYVQNASGTLTANGNDISIYGVDTVQGLYASTTGTFSNITNNIVRNLSTSGSFSNASAIYLSGTALSTNISNNKISDIVSNGNGGNAYGLYVGGSTANTTTNIFNNLISDVKTPTANGTSVSLAGINLAATGATSKLNVYYNTVNLNAVSNGTNFSSTGILHAYNVNATNGALSLRNNIIVNTSTPNGTGTTSAFRRTSAVNLENYALTSDNNDFAVGVNGFVYFNGTTKYNLEDFKTLVSTREANSISLVPQFLSVSGTDADFLKINGSAPANELLDNKGTNIENFTTDFAGTTRNAATPDLGAYEFTYAAPTVAPDCTTITVPSNSSISVAPNPVTINWPAANNATNYKVYLGNTAGGSELVNGTIVTGLSYVANLDRNKTYYLRVIPTNNIGDATGCQEITFSTNDFAFCTPLFPTVEPITNITFGGINNSSSAVLNGTSAYENFTNITGQVKAGTTSELTVSGKSDSNDGKKSFFVVFVDWNQNGSLNDAGEVYFGDGSLFIDNSTGEDGKTALGNIAIPSDAKLGQTRMRIKKEWSYSAPLATSNFTNPCDIARNFGQAEDYTLNVLADATLATTEIGKSKVFVYPNPVTDILNISDVKGAKSISVFDTAGRQIKSIAASSAIDLSNLNSGLYVIKLQMENGSEKSFKVIKK from the coding sequence ATGAGAAGAATTTTATTAACTAGCTTAATAGCGCTTGGAGCATTAGCATCAGCCCAGGTTACAGGATCAAAAACGATCGGCACCGATTACACTACCCTATCCGATGCCTTTGCTGATCTTAATACAAAAGGTGTAGGATCTGGAGGCGTAACATTGAACATACCAGCAGGTTATTTAGAAACAGCACCGGCAGGTGGATTTCAATTGGGAAGCACTGTATTAAACGCCACTCTATCGTCAGCAAATCCTTTGGTCATTCAAAAAAATGGTTCAGGAGCTAATCCTTTGTTTACAGGAAATACGGGAACGTCGACCACTGTGGATGCAATCTTTAAATTTTCCGGCGTAGATCATATGACCATTGATGGAATTGACTTAAAAGAAAATACAGCCAATACAACAGCAGTCACTCTCAATGAGCGGGGTTTTGCTTTTTACAATCTGACTGGCACAGATGGATGTAATTACAACACCATCAAAAACAGCAAAGTAACATTCCTAAGAAACTTCAACAACACAGCGATCGGAATCTATTTTGCACATCAAAGTGCAACAGGCACGGCAGTGAACCCTGCAACTTTGGAAGGCACACATAGTTACAACAAAATCTACAGCAATACGATTGAAAAATCATTGGGCTCCGCTATTATGTTTGCTGGTTATACTTTTGCGCCAGCTCCTTACACGCTTTTTGATCAGGGAAATGATATTGGAGGATCTTCCGCAGCAACAGGAAATACATTGTCGGATATTGGCGGCGTTGCAGGTGGTGCCTATGTCAATAACAATTACGGCTTCAATCATACAGCTCAAAATAACCTGAATGTCTCCCACAACACCATCAACTTTTCACTGAACGGAAAAGGAACTGTGGGAATATTTGTTTCGGGAACAAACGCTACATTTACGACAAACAACAATGTAATTAATGCATTTGGAAATGCTGATAATAATGTTGGTACCCAGCATTATGGAATATATGCGAATTCATCAGGAATGAACTTGACTGCAAACAGTAATATCATAAAAGTTAGAACAGGAAGTTTCAATGGAGGAAGTGCCGCCTATGGACTTTATGTTCAGAATGCAAGTGGAACTCTTACTGCTAATGGTAATGACATTTCTATCTATGGTGTCGATACCGTTCAAGGATTGTATGCTTCTACCACGGGAACATTTTCCAACATCACCAATAATATTGTCAGAAATCTATCAACATCAGGCTCGTTTTCCAATGCGAGTGCTATCTATCTGAGCGGGACAGCTCTTAGCACCAATATTTCTAATAATAAGATCAGCGATATTGTTTCAAATGGAAATGGAGGAAATGCCTATGGACTTTATGTTGGTGGTTCTACAGCCAATACTACAACCAACATATTCAATAATCTGATCTCTGATGTGAAAACACCTACCGCAAATGGGACAAGTGTAAGTTTGGCAGGGATCAACCTTGCTGCAACTGGAGCAACTTCCAAATTGAACGTCTATTACAATACTGTGAATTTAAATGCTGTATCGAATGGTACGAATTTCAGCTCAACAGGAATACTGCACGCTTATAACGTCAATGCGACCAATGGCGCACTAAGCCTTAGAAACAACATTATTGTAAACACTTCTACTCCCAATGGCACGGGCACAACAAGTGCATTCAGGAGAACATCCGCAGTCAATTTGGAGAATTATGCTTTGACATCGGATAACAACGATTTTGCAGTTGGCGTCAATGGTTTTGTTTATTTCAATGGAACTACAAAGTACAACCTGGAAGATTTCAAAACTTTAGTATCAACTCGCGAAGCAAACTCTATCAGTCTAGTACCACAGTTTTTATCAGTTTCCGGAACCGACGCGGATTTCCTTAAGATCAATGGAAGCGCACCAGCGAACGAACTTCTGGATAATAAAGGCACTAACATCGAAAATTTTACGACCGACTTTGCCGGCACAACAAGAAATGCCGCAACACCGGATCTTGGCGCTTATGAATTTACTTACGCTGCACCGACAGTTGCGCCAGATTGCACGACCATCACAGTTCCTTCCAATTCATCAATAAGTGTAGCTCCTAATCCAGTAACAATCAACTGGCCTGCCGCCAACAATGCAACAAATTACAAAGTATATTTGGGTAACACTGCAGGAGGTTCCGAACTTGTCAATGGAACTATTGTCACAGGCTTATCTTATGTTGCGAATCTGGATAGGAATAAAACATACTATCTAAGAGTAATACCCACAAACAATATCGGAGATGCAACTGGATGTCAGGAAATCACTTTCTCAACCAACGATTTTGCATTCTGTACGCCATTATTTCCGACCGTTGAGCCTATCACCAACATTACTTTTGGAGGAATCAACAATTCCAGTAGTGCCGTTTTGAATGGAACATCTGCCTATGAAAATTTCACCAATATTACCGGACAAGTAAAAGCAGGAACTACGTCAGAATTGACTGTTTCAGGAAAAAGTGATTCCAATGACGGAAAGAAATCTTTCTTTGTCGTCTTCGTTGATTGGAATCAGAATGGAAGCCTGAATGATGCTGGAGAAGTTTATTTTGGAGATGGATCTCTATTCATAGACAATTCGACTGGTGAGGATGGTAAGACAGCTTTAGGAAACATCGCTATCCCTTCTGATGCGAAATTGGGACAAACGAGAATGCGTATCAAAAAAGAATGGTCATATTCCGCTCCACTGGCAACAAGCAATTTTACAAATCCTTGTGACATAGCCAGAAACTTCGGCCAGGCAGAAGATTATACTTTAAATGTATTGGCAGATGCAACTTTGGCGACAACAGAAATTGGCAAATCAAAAGTCTTTGTGTATCCAAATCCTGTAACTGATATCCTGAATATCTCGGATGTGAAAGGTGCAAAATCTATTTCAGTTTTTGATACTGCAGGAAGACAAATTAAATCTATTGCTGCTTCTTCTGCAATTGACCTCTCGAACTTAAATTCCGGATTGTACGTTATCAAACTTCAAATGGAAAACGGAAGTGAAAAATCGTTTAAAGTGATTAAAAAATAA